In Nilaparvata lugens isolate BPH chromosome 5, ASM1435652v1, whole genome shotgun sequence, the following proteins share a genomic window:
- the LOC111044259 gene encoding uncharacterized protein LOC111044259 encodes MYTIVFYSITSLILLHCFKVQSETIISQSESENKYSLDKINRESDTNEYIEDGFPKVLRLFPENEQEYKLTELAESGANNNSPAPNKCCKTKTEDPLEDKPFFCQQHRCNTGVKHPFNFTEDHRSNTRRKDDNKCFQFNENGK; translated from the exons ATGTATACAATTGTGTTTTACTCTATCACTTCTCTTATATTG CTTCATTGCTTCAAGGTCCAAAGCGAGACAATCATTTCTCAATCCGAATCAGAGAATAAGTATTCACTTGACAAAATCAACAGAG AATCGGACACAAATGAATACATCGAGGATGGGTTTCCCAAAGTACTCAGACTGTTTCCAGAAAATGAGCAAGAATACAAGCTGACCGAGCTGGCCGAAAGTGGCGCTAATAATAATTCGCCTGCGCCAAACAAGTGCTGCAAAACAAAGACCGAAGATCCCTTGGAGGACAAACCCTTCTTCTGTCAACAGCACAGATGCAACACGGGTGTCAAACATCCCTTCAACTTCACCGAGGATCACAGAAGCAATACTCGCAGAAAAGATGATAACAAATGCTTTCAATTCAATGAGAAtggtaaataa